In Paenibacillus sonchi, the genomic stretch ACGAAACGGCTACGTCCGGTGGCCGAGCGGGTTCGTATGGTGACCGGGTGGATACATCCGGTAACGGCGCAGGGATGGATATATTGCCGGTCCAGCCTGCCGGAAGCTGGAATTCTTATGTCGAAGAGGGCGTCCACTATCCCAACCTGCCTACGGTGCAGGACATCAACCGCCTGGAATATGAGCAGGGGCTGATCCGTCTAGGGACAGGAGAGCCGTCGCCCGGGCTGCTGCCCGGTGAGGCCATGACCCGTGTGCTGGCCGAGCTCTCCAGGCAGACGCTGCCACCGCTCTCCTATGAAGAGCCCCTCGGCAGCCCGGGACTGCGGAGAGCAGTAAGCTCCGAGCTGGCGAAGAACGGCGTACAGGCTGATCCGGACTCCATTCTGATTACCTCTGGAGCGCTCCAGGGCCTGCAGCTGATAGCGGTTGGCCTTTTGCCGCGCGGCTCTACCATTCTGCTGGAAAAGCCCTCCTATCTCTATTCCATTCATGCCTTCCAATCCGCCGGAGTGAAGTTCAGCGGCCTGCCCATGGATGAGCATGGGCTGCTGACGGACCGGCTGGCCCGGGAAGCCCGCCGGACCAAGGCGGCTATGCTGTACAGCATCCCGTCGTTCCATAATCCGACGGGAATTCTGATGGACGCCCAGCGGCGGCAAAAGCTTATGGATGTGACCGGTGAGCTTGGCCTGCCCATCCTGGAGGATGGAGCCTATCAGGAGCTCTGGCTCGACACGCCGCCTCCCCTCCCGCTGAAGGCGCTCGACCGCGAAGGCAGAGTGCTGCATCTCGGCACACTGTCGAAATCCGCCAGTCCGGGGCTGCGTATCGGCTGGATCGTTGGCCCGGAGCCTGTCGTGCGGCGGCTGGCCGACATTAAGATGCAGACCGACTACGGGGCAAGCTCGCTCTCGCAGCTTGCAGCCGCCCGTTGGCTGGAGGGCGGGTATCATGAAGAGCATCTGCAGCGCCTGCGGGCCAGACTGCGGCAGCGGCGGGATGCTGCGCTTGCGCTGCTGCAGCGCCATTTTGCCGGACTGGCTGCATGGAACGTTCCGGCAGGCGGCTTCTACATCTGGCTGGCCCTGGACAAGCCGGTGCCGCTGCGGACGCTATTCCGCGCGGCCCATAAGGCCGGGCTGCTGCTGAACACAGGCGATCTGTACGACCGGGGCGACAGCCGCCATCTGCGGCTGTCCTACGTCTACGCCTCGCCTGCCGAACTGGAAACCGGCCTCCCCATATTGGCCGGACTGATCCGCAAGCTCCAGCGGCCCGGTTCCTGAACCGGGCTGCCGACTAAATTCACTATATGTGTTATTATATCCCCCAATTAAGTTTCCTTTTCCCCAGCTATCCAACAGAATATCCTTCAGGGATTTCTGGTCATCGTTCTTGAGCATTATGTAATCTCCTCATAATCAAATGACAAAAAATAATATTTGTCATTTGGTTGTTCTAGTGATATGCTGTGTACACAGAGGAGGTCGAACCCGTGAGCAAATCAAGCTCCTTTTTGAGTAAAACAGAAATTATGGATGCCGCCGAGCAGACACTGCGCCGATTCGGGCCTGACAAGACCTCGGTAACCGATGTGGCCAAGCTCCTGGGTGTCAGCCATGGCACGCTTTACCGCCATTTTCCCAGCAAAGCCGCTCTGAGGGAGGCGGTAACGGAGCGCTGGCTGGAAGAGCAGATCGTTGTCCCGCTGGAACAGATTGTGAAGGCCCCGGCAGACAACGCTCTGGCGCAGCTAAAGGTATATATTGCCCGGCTGATTGAGCTGAAGCGTCACTATGCCGAACAGGATCGTGAAATGTTCAAGATGTACACGGACGTTACCATGGAAGCTGCTGAGTTGATTGAGGTGCATATCCAGCGGATTATGGAGCAGATGGGCATTCTGATTGACAGAGGAATTCAACAGAAGCGGATTGCACAGAGTGCAGAGACCAGGTCGCTTGCCCGTTCGCTTTTTCATGCGACCTCAAGATTTCATCATCCGGCTCATGCCCACGAATGGCAGAGCGCCAGCATCCAGCAGGAGTTCGATCAGCTCTGGCTGCTTCTGGAACAGGGGCTTGCCGCTTCAAATCAATAGTAAAAATCCATAACATTTCAGGAGGTATATCAAATGAGTCAATCCCTGCAAGGTAAGGTTGCCATAGTTACCGGGTCATCGAGGGGTATTGGTCGGAGTGTCGCGGAGAGATTAGCGCAAGAGGGAGCTTCGGTAGTCATTAACTATTCAAGCAGCCCGAAACAGGCGGAAGAGGTGGTCCAGGGCATTCGATCCCAAGGAGGAAGCGCTGCTGCGCTTCAGGCCGACATCAGCAAGCCTGCACAGATTGAGCAGCTGTACAAGGATACCAAGGCATTGTTCGGAAAAATCGATATTGTAGTCAACAACGCGGGAATTATGGTCAACAGCCTGATTGGAGAAGCCACCGAAGAACAGTTCGACAAGCAGGTTGCGATTAACGTCAAAGGAACCTACTTCTCCTGCCAGCAGGCCTTCTTTCACCTGGAACAGGGTGGGCGCATCATTAACTTCTCTACTTCGGTCAATGGGCAGATGTTCCCGGCTTACAGTATTTATGCCGGTACCAAAGGTGCCGTGGAGCAGTTCACCCGCCAGCTCGCCAAGGAGTTCGGCTGCAAAGGCATCACCATCAACGCGGTTGCTCCCGGTCCTGTTGCTACCGACCTGTTCCTGGAGGGCAAGTCCGAAGCTCAGCTTGAGGGGCTGAAGAAGACCAATGCCTTCGGGCGCCTGGGCCAGCCGGAGGATATTGCCGGAGTGGTCAGCTTCCTCGCTGCAGAACAATCGGGATGGATCACCGGCCAGACACTGCGCGTGAATGGCGGATTTATCTAAGGCTGCATAGGCAAAACCACTACACAAGCCGTCCCTTCCCCGGGGCGGCTTGTGATGGTTATGCTGCCTTCATGGATGTCCACGATTTTTTTGACCAGCGACAAGCCAAGCCCGCTGCCGCCTCCGCTGGTACTTCTGGCTTTGTCCACCTTATAGAAACGCTCGAAGATGCGGGGCAGGTCGTCCTCGGCAATCCCGATGCCGTTATCCTTGATTTCGGCTTCCACCCGGTTATCCAGGGTCCGCAGACGGACCGTAATCATCCCGCCCTGGGGAGTGAATTTGATGCTGTTATGCAGCAGGTTGGTCCATACCTGACTCAGCAGGTCTTTTACCGCTTGGACAGTTACCTCCTCCAGTTCAGCCTCGACGTCGATATTCTTGCCCAGCCACTGCGGCTCACAGGCCAGAATCATCTCCTGGAGCTGCTTATCCAGCCGGTAGGCTGTGCGCTCGAACGGAAAGCTCTCCGCCTCCAGCGCCGACAGCTTCAGCAGATTGTCGCTGAGGCCGGAGAGGCGGCTGCCCTCTGCCTCAATAATATCGAGATAATGAGCCCTGCTCTCCGCACTCAGCCCTTCATCCCTCAGGGCGCGGGCGAAGCCGCGAATCGAGGTGAGCGGGGACTGAATCTCATGCGAGACGTTGGAGATAAAGTCCTGGCGCATCGTTTCCATCCGGCTCAGCTCGCTGGCCATTTCGTTGATGCCTTCGACGATACTGCCAAATTGCCCGTAGCGCCGGTCGTTCTCCAGCTCGACCTTGAAGTTCCCCTTGGAGATTTGCCGCATCGCTGTAATGATGGGGATATAGAAGGCCCGTTCACCTCCTCTCATATGTCCGATCAGCCCCGCGATCCCGGCCAGCAGGAACAGAATGAGAAACTGCAGCATCATCGTCAGCAATTGGGACTTATAGGGCGTAAGGGACCAGTTAAAATGTTTCTCGAGCAGCTTTAGCCCGAAATACCCGCCGTTCCAGGAAAGATAGAAGCCTGCAATGACTATGGTTATCCCCATGACCCTTTTCACAATCTCTCCGGCTCTGCTTCTGCCCATCTATTTACCCACCTCCAGGCGGTAGCCCAGACCCCGGACCGTACGGATGGCAAAACCATAGTCCTCCTGGGGAAAACGGTCACGCAAACGTCCCACATGCACATCCAGCGTACGTTCATTTCCTTCAAAATCATATCCCCAGACCTCTTCAATCAGCCGGTCGCGGGTCAGCGTTTGCCCCGGATAGCTGGCCAGCTTGAACAGCAGCTCGAACTCCTTCAGCGGCAGCGTAATGCTTCCCTGGTCTGCGGTCACCTCATAGGTTTTGCGGTTCATGCGCAAACCGCCGACATTGACGCTCTGTGCAGCAGAAATCTGGTACCGCTTCAGCAGGGCTTTGACCCTGGCGATCAGCACCGGAGGCTCGAACGGCTTGACCAGATAATCGTCGGTGCCCAGCTCGAAGCCTTTGACGATCTGCGAGGTTTCGCCTTTGGCCGTCAGCATCAGAATCGGAATATCATAGCTCCGGCGCAGTTCCTTGCACAGCTCCCAGCCATCCATATTCGGCATCATGACATCAATGACTGCAAGGTCGACTCCATTATCCTCAAGCAGCCGCAGCGCCTCGATGCCATCCGAAGCACCAAATACTTCCTCCATGCCTTCAGCTCTCAAAAAGACTTCCACCAATTCGCGGATGTGCGGATCGTCGTCCACTACCAGGATTCTGGCCATTCTTCGCCTCCCCCTTCTCTTCACCTCCGCCGGAAAGCACCGGTGAATTCAATTGCAGCTGCTGTTCGGCAAACTCCCGGTACAGCTCATGCTCCCGCAGCAGTTCTTCATGTGTTCCCCTGCCGGTAATCCGGCCCTTCTCCATAAAGATAATCTGATCCGCATTTACAACTGTCGCCAGCCGGTGCGCAATGACAATCGTCGTCCGTCCCTTCATCAGGTTGGACAGGGCTTTCTGCACCACTGCCTCCGACTGGCTGTCAAGGCTTGCGGTCGCTTCGTCGAGCATTAGAATCTTCGGATCACGCAGCAGCGCCCGGGCAATGGCGATCCGCTGGCGCTGTCCGCCGGACAGCTTCACTCCGCGTTCACCGACATCGGTATCATAGCCGTGCGGAAGCTCGCTGATGAAGCCGTCGGCATAAGCCATCGCCGCAGCACGGCGCAGTTCCTCCACGCCAACCTCCCGGTTCAGGCCATAAGCGAGATTGTCGGCAATCGTGCCGGAGAGCAGCGGGCTTTCCTGGGAAACATAGCCGATCAGCTTGCGCCAGGAACGCAGAGAGAAGGTAGATACCGGCTTCGCTCCCAGCTTAATCACCCCGCTCTGTGGTTCATAGAACCGTTCCAGCAGCGAGAAAAGCGTCGTTTTGCCGCCGCCGCTCGGTCCGACAATCGCCGTTACCTGTCCCGGCAGCATGGAGAAGCTTACTCTGCTGAGCACCGGGTCGCCTGTTGTGTAGCCAAAGCTTAAATCATCGATCACAATAGGCTCTTCCGCACCCTTGGCTTCCTCCACTCCCTCGTAGATTTCCTCATCGGCCGCAAGGGTCTCTATGATCCGTTCGGAAGCGCCTTTGGCCTTTTGAATCTGGGTGAAGAACTGGGTCAGCTGGGTCAGCGGCATCACGATCTGAATCAAATACAGGATGAACGCGACCAGTTCCCCAGCCGTCAGCGCGCCGGAAGACACCTGCATTCCGCCGTAGCCGATGACGACCACCAGCAGCATCATGAATACGAAGGAGACCAGCGGACTGATCATGGCGCTGATTTTGCCCTCACGGATGCCGAAGGATAACAGGTTCATGATTCCGGTGCGTCCGGCTTCATATTCCTTCTGTTCTGCGCCGGAGGATTTCACCAGCCGGATCTCGGACAAGACGCCGCTGAGCGTAGCGGTGAAGGATGCGGTTTCGTCCTGCGTACCCTTGGAGATTTTGTACATCTGCCGGCCCAGCGGCACCAGAATCAGCGCGGACAACGGGAGTACGGTGAACAGCACCAGCGTCATTTGCCAGTTCAGATAGAGCAGCACGGCAATCGAGCCGACGATGGAGATCACCCCGGTGAACAGGCTGGCTAAATGTTCTGAAATCAGGGTTTTGATAATCCCTGTGTCGTTCGTCATCCGGCTGACACTCTCTCCGGTGCGGTTGTCGTTGTAGTAAGCTACCGGCAGTACGAGAAATTTACGCCACAACCGGTCCCGCAGTCCCGCTACAGTCTTCTGTCCGACATAATTCAGCAGGTAGATCGAGATTCCTCCGGCAATCGTCTGGGCAATAAAAGCACCGGCAATCCCGGCAATCTGCAGCTTGCTGACCGAAGCCAGGGAGAAGCCGTCGACCAGATTCTTGGTGAACATGGGAATCACAAGACCCACCAGGGTCGATATCATACTAAGCGCAACAGCAAACGCCAATAGCCCATAGGAAGGCTTGGTACTGTGCAGGAGCTTCAAAAAAGACTTCAAGGACGCCCCCTGCTTCTTGTCAGATTGTTTATTATTCATGGATGTTCCCCTTTTCCAGCGGATCAATTTCAAGGACGTCTGTGGTCCCCTTCCGCCTTAAATCTACTGTAACCCGGCAATGTAAACTGGAATTAAACAGAGGAATCATCCGCCGGTGTGGAAACCAGCTTCAGGGCCGCTGCATAATCCGCCGGTGTGTTCATGTTGTATAAAGGTGACGGCTCTGACGGACTGGCCGTGAAGCCTGCTTCCGGAATATAGAGCACCTCCAGAGCGTCCAGGCATTCCATGACTCTGAACCGCCGCCCGTGCAGCGCTTCTTCCAGAACCGGCAGCACCCGTTTATGGTAGAGCCCCAGCAGGGGCTGGACACGGCCGGTGATGGACTCTGGAACCGCAGCGTCTATCTGCAGGCTGCCCCCGCTATAATTGCGCACCAGATCCCGGCCGGGCTCCGCAGCCGAACTCATCATATACCGCATAAATTCCGCCGAAGCAAACGGCAGATCACAGGCAGCCACTACGCTCCATTCCGTGGGCGATTGGAGCAGCGCCGCATGAAGCCCGGCCAGCGGGCCGCAGCCCGGATAAAGGTCCGGCACCTGGGTCAGCCCCAAAAACCGGTATTCCTCCCGCTCCTGCTCCCCGCAGGCTATGACCGGGCCTGCAGCCACCTTGGACAGCTCATCCGCCAGGCGGGCAATGACCGGTCTGCCGCCGAGATCGAGCAGCGCCTTATCGCGCCCCATACGTCTGGAATATCCCCCCGACAGCAAAATCCCCGAAAACTGAGGCATCTTCTCCCCTCCAGGCTCTCATATTTACAGCATTCTGAAGTTATCGTATCAGACTTCACAGCGGGAGAACAACCGCGGACCTTTGCAGCAGAACAAGAACTAACCGGCTATGCCCTCCTTGACTGGATAGATTTCAGTTTAGCGTTGCCTGAAGAAGCCTTTTTTGAATCCTTGGACAAATCCAAGTGGAAAAAGGTTAACTAATTTGCCCAGACACCCTGTTGTCCGCAGGTTAAGTGGAAAAAGGTTAACTAATTCAGCTCATTTCACCCCTGACTAAGTAATATGGCCCAATTAAGTTTCCTTTTTCCACCTAAACCTCGCAATTGTTGATTTTTGGGAGAAATAAGCTCCCTTTTTCCAACTAGAACTGCTCACCTGCTTCTTCGCAAGCGTTCGTTGGATAAAAGCTATCGAATCCGGCTGGTTTCCACCCGTTTGAGTGAATTCGCTGTATTCGCACCTGCTGCTCCCCAACCTCATGCCTATTTTATCCACAAAAGGCGGTCATCGTAATTTCCTATGTAACAAAACAGACAATGGGTTGAAGCCAAGGTTGGCTTATTTGCCCTGTCCCTGACGCCGGATGAAGATCAAGGCTATGCGGACTTTGAGAGATTTACGATTTCATAATGGAAATTCAAATTGGAGGTTTTGGGCAAGATAACGGAATAATGAATTAATCCGCAGCCCGTCATAAGCAGCAGCGCAGCGATTCTCCCATGGAGGGGAATCCCTGCGCTGCTGTCTTTTAGCTTTTAGCGCTGATTGTGTAGCAAGGTAAGGGCAGCTTCTTCGGATATAACCCGCTTACCGGACAGACCCCATTCAGGCAGGAAAACGCCATGCCCGCAGCAGAAATCATTGGGCAGCTGGAAATGTAATCAAAAGTTGGTTTGTATCCCTTTTCAACAAGTGTTACAGTGATAGAAGCAGCCGCTTTAATGCTGCCATGAATACATGCAAGGCACATAGCAGGAAAGGAGTGCCCAATTTTGCGGGAGAACCTTGATAAGCAGTTTTCCTTCACCTCATTGAAGTGGTTCAACTTCTTCTTGTATGGAACAGTCGTTCTCTTCTCCAGCTTCTTTCCCCTTTATCTGCAGGAAGTGGGAATGAACAAGCTGGAGATCGGAAGCTTAATGTCGGTTGGGGCGCTTGTGTCCATTATTGCCAATCCCTTCTGGGGCATCTGGACCGACCGGTATCAGAATATCCGGCGGATTGTCCTGCTGATGCTCACAGGCACGCTGGTATTATCCCAGGTCGTATTCCAGGCAAATACATATGAAATGATCTATGTCTCCATATTGTTTTTTTATTTCTTTCAGGGTCCGCTGTTTGCCGAGAGCAACACCATGATCCTGAGCTACATTGACGGTACCAGGCACCGCTTCAGCTCTTTCCGGCTGTGGGGATCGCTGGGCTGGGCTTTTACCGCCATCCTGGCCGGACCTGTGATTGAGTGGGCCGGTGTATCGGTGCTTTCCTATCTTTTTGCCGCGCTGCTCTGCGCAGCCATGATCTCGCTGATTGCCCTGCCCAGGCTTGACCATTCCATCGGCATTGCGCCGCTGCCATTCAAGGGCTTCCGCCAGATCTTTTATCATCCGTTTTTTCTGAGCTTTATTTTTTTCGGGATTCTGGTTTCGATTCCCAATACAATGAACAATACCTTCGTCTCCCTGTACATTACAGAGCTTGGGGGCAGCAAGACCATGATCGGTCTGGCGGTGTTTCTCTCCTCGATTCTGGAGGTGGCTGTTCTTATCCTGTGCGACCGTTACCTGAAACGCAGCATTCCGGTGCTGCTCGGCTGGCTCGCACTGGTCAGCGCGCTATTTGTCTTGCGCTGGTGGCTGATGGCCGATGCGACAACTCCGCTGCAGGTGGCTTTTATTCAAATTCTGCATTGCGTTACGTTCGGCGGGTTCTTCTATGTCGGCACCCGGCTGACTATGCTGCTGGTTCCAAAGCCTTACCGTTCCTCGGGACAAGCGCTGTATACCCTGACCTGGAGCGGGATTTCAGGGATTATGGGCGGCGTTCTCGGCGGCTGGCTGTACCAGTATCTCGGCGCGCAGAACATGTACCAGTCCGGTGTCTTTCTATCGCTGATCGGAACTCTGGGGTTCGCCGCCATGCGGCTGCTGGCCAACCGTGGCGGCTATCACCCTCAGGACGGGCATCTGGAAGAAGACTGGAATGAAATTGAGCTGAACCGTTGATGCTCGAAGCACCCTATAAAGAAAAGCCTATAGTAAAGTGCAAAGCAGCGATTCTCCCATGAGTGGAGAATCGCTGCTTCGGGTCCAATGCCGCGTGCACCGGCAGATACATCTGCGGCTGGTGCCGCTGATAAAAGAGGCCCGGCGGCCTCGGCAGCCCATTCAAAGGTATTTTTACCTTTGAGGTTCGTCCCGCGCAAAGAGGCTGCCCCGTCATACGATGACTTCGGACAGCCCCTGGTTGCATTCAGAAGCTTCAGCCTTATTTGGCAGGCTGGAATGAGCTTTTTAGCGAAACAATGAGATTGAACACCGGATGCCCCGGTGTGGAGTATCTGCTGTCCACGTTGAAGTATCCATGGCGGAAGAACTGGAACTTGTCCTGCGGCACGCTGTCCTTCAGTCCCGGTTCCACAAAACCATGCAGAATCTCGATTGATTTCGGATTCAACTGGTCCAGAAAGCTAGGCTCGGGCTTATCGGCGGCAGGCTCCATGCCTTCGACCTCAGCCTCCTGGTCAGCTTCCTCAG encodes the following:
- a CDS encoding PLP-dependent aminotransferase family protein, which encodes MTNRHQKEQVPGRSWTPDPASALPLHRQISNYFMDKIRSGAWPPGMRLAPQRQLCRQLGVNRSTVVTALGELSAMGLIEGRRGGGTRVADLRAAAAGGTVSYRDGTAASDSRAASYGDETATSGGRAGSYGDRVDTSGNGAGMDILPVQPAGSWNSYVEEGVHYPNLPTVQDINRLEYEQGLIRLGTGEPSPGLLPGEAMTRVLAELSRQTLPPLSYEEPLGSPGLRRAVSSELAKNGVQADPDSILITSGALQGLQLIAVGLLPRGSTILLEKPSYLYSIHAFQSAGVKFSGLPMDEHGLLTDRLAREARRTKAAMLYSIPSFHNPTGILMDAQRRQKLMDVTGELGLPILEDGAYQELWLDTPPPLPLKALDREGRVLHLGTLSKSASPGLRIGWIVGPEPVVRRLADIKMQTDYGASSLSQLAAARWLEGGYHEEHLQRLRARLRQRRDAALALLQRHFAGLAAWNVPAGGFYIWLALDKPVPLRTLFRAAHKAGLLLNTGDLYDRGDSRHLRLSYVYASPAELETGLPILAGLIRKLQRPGS
- a CDS encoding TetR/AcrR family transcriptional regulator, whose protein sequence is MSKSSSFLSKTEIMDAAEQTLRRFGPDKTSVTDVAKLLGVSHGTLYRHFPSKAALREAVTERWLEEQIVVPLEQIVKAPADNALAQLKVYIARLIELKRHYAEQDREMFKMYTDVTMEAAELIEVHIQRIMEQMGILIDRGIQQKRIAQSAETRSLARSLFHATSRFHHPAHAHEWQSASIQQEFDQLWLLLEQGLAASNQ
- a CDS encoding SDR family oxidoreductase, with translation MSQSLQGKVAIVTGSSRGIGRSVAERLAQEGASVVINYSSSPKQAEEVVQGIRSQGGSAAALQADISKPAQIEQLYKDTKALFGKIDIVVNNAGIMVNSLIGEATEEQFDKQVAINVKGTYFSCQQAFFHLEQGGRIINFSTSVNGQMFPAYSIYAGTKGAVEQFTRQLAKEFGCKGITINAVAPGPVATDLFLEGKSEAQLEGLKKTNAFGRLGQPEDIAGVVSFLAAEQSGWITGQTLRVNGGFI
- a CDS encoding sensor histidine kinase, which codes for MGRSRAGEIVKRVMGITIVIAGFYLSWNGGYFGLKLLEKHFNWSLTPYKSQLLTMMLQFLILFLLAGIAGLIGHMRGGERAFYIPIITAMRQISKGNFKVELENDRRYGQFGSIVEGINEMASELSRMETMRQDFISNVSHEIQSPLTSIRGFARALRDEGLSAESRAHYLDIIEAEGSRLSGLSDNLLKLSALEAESFPFERTAYRLDKQLQEMILACEPQWLGKNIDVEAELEEVTVQAVKDLLSQVWTNLLHNSIKFTPQGGMITVRLRTLDNRVEAEIKDNGIGIAEDDLPRIFERFYKVDKARSTSGGGSGLGLSLVKKIVDIHEGSITITSRPGEGTACVVVLPMQP
- a CDS encoding response regulator transcription factor, producing the protein MARILVVDDDPHIRELVEVFLRAEGMEEVFGASDGIEALRLLEDNGVDLAVIDVMMPNMDGWELCKELRRSYDIPILMLTAKGETSQIVKGFELGTDDYLVKPFEPPVLIARVKALLKRYQISAAQSVNVGGLRMNRKTYEVTADQGSITLPLKEFELLFKLASYPGQTLTRDRLIEEVWGYDFEGNERTLDVHVGRLRDRFPQEDYGFAIRTVRGLGYRLEVGK
- a CDS encoding ABC transporter ATP-binding protein encodes the protein MNNKQSDKKQGASLKSFLKLLHSTKPSYGLLAFAVALSMISTLVGLVIPMFTKNLVDGFSLASVSKLQIAGIAGAFIAQTIAGGISIYLLNYVGQKTVAGLRDRLWRKFLVLPVAYYNDNRTGESVSRMTNDTGIIKTLISEHLASLFTGVISIVGSIAVLLYLNWQMTLVLFTVLPLSALILVPLGRQMYKISKGTQDETASFTATLSGVLSEIRLVKSSGAEQKEYEAGRTGIMNLLSFGIREGKISAMISPLVSFVFMMLLVVVIGYGGMQVSSGALTAGELVAFILYLIQIVMPLTQLTQFFTQIQKAKGASERIIETLAADEEIYEGVEEAKGAEEPIVIDDLSFGYTTGDPVLSRVSFSMLPGQVTAIVGPSGGGKTTLFSLLERFYEPQSGVIKLGAKPVSTFSLRSWRKLIGYVSQESPLLSGTIADNLAYGLNREVGVEELRRAAAMAYADGFISELPHGYDTDVGERGVKLSGGQRQRIAIARALLRDPKILMLDEATASLDSQSEAVVQKALSNLMKGRTTIVIAHRLATVVNADQIIFMEKGRITGRGTHEELLREHELYREFAEQQLQLNSPVLSGGGEEKGEAKNGQNPGSGRRSAHPRIGGSLFES
- a CDS encoding molybdenum cofactor guanylyltransferase; translation: MPQFSGILLSGGYSRRMGRDKALLDLGGRPVIARLADELSKVAAGPVIACGEQEREEYRFLGLTQVPDLYPGCGPLAGLHAALLQSPTEWSVVAACDLPFASAEFMRYMMSSAAEPGRDLVRNYSGGSLQIDAAVPESITGRVQPLLGLYHKRVLPVLEEALHGRRFRVMECLDALEVLYIPEAGFTASPSEPSPLYNMNTPADYAAALKLVSTPADDSSV
- a CDS encoding MFS transporter, encoding MRENLDKQFSFTSLKWFNFFLYGTVVLFSSFFPLYLQEVGMNKLEIGSLMSVGALVSIIANPFWGIWTDRYQNIRRIVLLMLTGTLVLSQVVFQANTYEMIYVSILFFYFFQGPLFAESNTMILSYIDGTRHRFSSFRLWGSLGWAFTAILAGPVIEWAGVSVLSYLFAALLCAAMISLIALPRLDHSIGIAPLPFKGFRQIFYHPFFLSFIFFGILVSIPNTMNNTFVSLYITELGGSKTMIGLAVFLSSILEVAVLILCDRYLKRSIPVLLGWLALVSALFVLRWWLMADATTPLQVAFIQILHCVTFGGFFYVGTRLTMLLVPKPYRSSGQALYTLTWSGISGIMGGVLGGWLYQYLGAQNMYQSGVFLSLIGTLGFAAMRLLANRGGYHPQDGHLEEDWNEIELNR